DNA from Electrophorus electricus isolate fEleEle1 chromosome 5, fEleEle1.pri, whole genome shotgun sequence:
taaaaccAAATCATGCCTTTGCGCAGCCCGGCTTAATTTGCTAGAGAAACACACTTTACTGCTTCTCAGAGACTCTCAGAAGCCTCTTTGTATTGGTATTAAATAGCAGTAAAAAAGGTGTGGTTTAGGAAAGCTTTACCCAGGAAACTCACATGCTGAATTAAATCTTTCAGCGATTATTTGGATCCATATATATACACCCGCTAGGTGTTAAAACAGGGTTTTGCTGCAGACCCTATGTGACTCGAAACTTTTAGAAATGTCAACAAACTATGTAAATAAAGATTAAATTGCAAAGTAAACAGCTGCACAAGGTTACTTACTTCTAAAGAAATAATGAGTAATTATGTACGTAtgtacgcgcgcgcgcgcacgcgcacacacccacccacccacacacacacacacacacacacagacacacacacagacacacactcctgtattaCTATCTTTATGTGGGTTTTACACTGGCCAGTATTActgctgtaaataaaaataatttcttttacatttacttaaCCTCACTCAGCGTTCAGTAACATAATGGAAACCGTGTGCTTCTTTAAGTTTGTCAAGTGAAAGCTGCACattagagaaaacacacacacgcactctcacacactcttacactctcacacactctcacacacacacacacacacacacacacacacacacacacacacacacacacacacacacacacacacacacacacacacactgttatctCTTTGGGCCTGTCCAGCTTGTCCAGGCTTCACGAATGAGAGCCAATAAACTGCTCTGTAGGAGGCGCTAGGGGCGGGGCAGAAGCATGGCAAGCTGCGCTCACCTCTCCTGCGGCACGGAGAACCAGTACTCATGCTTGCGGTCCCGCTGGGCATACTGCTGCATGCACGCGCTGGCGCTGGACACGAACGTTTTCTTCATGGCCTTGCCCACTCGCAGGCACAAGAACCTGGGAGACCTGGACATCCGCCTCTCCCTGGACACAGACGAACCTGGGACACGGGGAGACGTTATGCGCTGCAGGCTTGGCGCAGGACACGTTTCAAAGTTGAATAATGGGAGCGTCTAAGTTAGCGGGTAGAATCGCCACGCCTTGGAACGCGAGCGCATCCAACACGTGTGCACGAGTGAGGGCAGTGATACGCAAACCTGCCCTCTCGACAATTGCATCAAAAAACCATTTATGtgtccatttactgtttatctgcattctacaaaataaaaaaaataatataaagcattactGCATGTTTTAAATGCCCATATGAATGAAGTgaggtaagtctaaataaagcatatatagCATTATAATGTCATGTTAATGCAAGTTGCACAAAATcgaaaactaaaataactgattacacaaaaaggggaaattgaTGTTAtatgttcttttttgttgttgttgcaagggctcaattggCCATTTCAGAACACACTACCTAATGAGTGCATTAGCATAGTCTACAGTAATGAGGTCCTCAGGCCTCagagcaaacaaacagcacTATATGCCCCCTGGTGGAAGCCAGAGCTCCGTCACACTAAGGCAGTGGTGCAAAAGTCCGGTCTGGGTCGGAGTCCAGCAACGGGCTTTGATTGATTGATgagttgagtcaggtgtgtttaaGCAACACAATCACCAAACCATGCTGGACTCTGACCCAGTCGAACCAGGGCTTGCTACCACAGTGCTGCATTAATTAATATTAGTTAAACGCACTTGATTCAACCATCAGTCAGCTGCCAGGTTTAGCAGGGTTGTCTGAGCAGAGCAGTCACCAAACTCTGCCGGACTCCGGGCCACTCGGCGAGGACTCTTGGCAGCCCTGCGCCAAGACGCCGGAGGAGGAGATGTCGCGGTTCCCCAGCCAGCAGGGCAAGGGCAGCCTCGTTAGTTCAGCCCTTCCAACTACTCAACCCGCAAGTTCTGCACAACTGCTGCATGACGACGGAGCAGGGCAGGGTGGCGTGCTGGTTATCTGGTTATTTTTTAGTGATATTAACCATCACGAGCCCTCCCCCCGCTAAAGAGCAGCAACAGTGGGGTGCTGTATATACCTCTGTAAAGTGAGGTCTAAAAATGCAGCGCATACACCATattttgcattattatttatatgaatattcatgtAATTTAATCCTTGATTAGGCTTAGTGTGCACCTGGATAATTAACCCATGATGGCATCACTTGGGGGTCTCGACGTCTGCATTTCATCAGAGAACTTATTGAAgagaaaaatgcacaaacatggtcgctcgcacgcacgcactcacgcacacttaaagggaaaaaaagccctGGCTGAATGGTCTTTGGCACTGCCTGTGTGGGGCAGCTCCTAACGCTGGATCAAAATCCGCCTTGTTTTCTTCTGACCGCGTGCGTGCGGTCGCTGTGCCCACAAAGTTCGGTCTTGCGCATCGGATGTGAGCGTGTGCCTGGGCCTTGTGGAACTTGTTGAGAAGTGCTTTGTCAGAGCTTTAGGCTAGGTGGTTGCACTCGTCCTCGGGTGATAGCGGGTGAGGCTCGTTTTAAGGCACTTCTCCCCCCATCCACCCGTCTCGCTGAATGCCAAGCGGCACTGCGCGACCTTATCAGCACCTCCCAGCAGTGTGTGCCCCCGACAGACAGCAGAGGCCTTCTGCCACGGTGAGACTTCAGAGCGCAGCACGGTAACACTGTGTGttattataattaatgtaaGCGACTCTGGGAAAGGTTCTGAACCCCCACTCCCAGCAAAACACTGGAATCATCGCCCAGGGCAGGAGTCGAACGGAAGAAACGGTTTACCAGAGAAACTCTAATTAAAGAGATAAGACATGCAGTCGCTGGCACGGCGGTGGAGTCTGAAGGTTACGTCTTCTGCTTTGGCACAGTGCAATGCCCACTGCGTAAATGAAACCTGTCCCATTCGGAATGGGAATGGGAACTGTAATGGGAGTTTCTTCTTTAAGAGAATTACAAGGACACAACTGATGTATCTTTCCAGACCTTGAATCACAGTTAATTTTACAGTCAgttgtaaaaggaaaaaaaaaagttctaaaagatttgaaaaataacaaaacaaaaacaagataaaaataaaatggcagaTGGACAACGACGACTGCTTCATTAAATACAATTGTacaattgttatttaaaaataacaattgttGTGCAGCAGTTGTTTTGAACATCACAAACTGGACAAATCACCAATATACTACATGAAGATAATATACTCTGATTTAAATTCTGCACATCTTACATATCCAAACCATGTTGGTAACAGTCTGTTCTTGTGAAAGAGTGCTAAGGAGGAAATTTTGCACATCTTGGCTACAGCCTTGACATTGAGACATGGCCCGATTTACTGTCAGAGCAGCTATTTTAGCTTTAGCTATCAAGCAGTAAATACAGTTTAGCCAAAGCGCTCTTAAAATAAAGTGCTTATAGCAGCTTTAAATGGATAATGCAGGTTCCTTCGAGCTTACCTTCCTCGGAGCTCTGTCTCTGGCTTTCCTTGGCTGGCGGGCTGTCCTTCTGCGTCTGGTGTGCGTTGTCCCATTCCTCCTTGGCCTGTTGCATAGTGTGACTCATCCACATCTTCCTGAGCTCTTCCACGTCTGTTTCCGAGTCCCGGGTTCCCTGTGGGGTGGGCTTAGCCACGTCCGGGCCGCCTTCGCGCCCTGCTGCGGACTCCACTGGCCCCGTGGTGGGGCCCAGGGAGGCCGGGCAGGGGTCTCCGGCCCGAGCCTGGCAGTGGGGTTGCTGCTGGTCCCTGCTGGTGGATGTGATTGGATGCTCCTGGCTGGGCTGTCTGGAGGCTGCCGTGTCGCCGGCTTGCTCGCCGCCACTCGTGGTCAGCTCTGCCCCCGGAGCGCCGCCCGCTGTCTGGACGGACTCGCTCGAGGCGCCTGAGGACTTGTCCTCCTCGGCGGACTGACGCTCCTCCTGGATGGGCGACAGGTCCGACTCGGTGAAGACGTCCTCGGAGACGGAGCGCTCCATGCCGCGGGGGGCTGTGCTGCCGCTGTCGTGGCCATCCCGCGGACGCCGCTCATCCAGTTGCCAGGTCCCTGAGAACAACGCGTCCAGATCCCTGGGTCAAGGACAGACACACTGCCAGGTTTGGGCGGACACGGGATAACCCTACACAGCCACCACTTAGGTGGACGCTTGGGACTGACATAACAAGGTTTAACTAGTACATGACAATAAGGAATGACTTTTTGCTTATGCATTTTTGCACTAAGATGTCTTTGCAGCACACGTGGTTGCTAAAACAAGCAGGCGAACAAACAGAGTCACTCGAAGatttgggggttggggggggcgGTTGCTGCTAAAATCATTAACTTCTTATTACAACACCAAACGGGTGAACAATCCTCACACAGGCGGCTGAAGGCGCTTCATTAACCCTGGAGTAAAAATCCATTTCCTGCACAATAAGGCTGATCGATGCATATCTGAAACCATGGTGGGGTGCCGGTCGCCTTGCATTCGGCTCCCCCGGCTCACGTGAGACAAAACACTTGTCTGTCACGTGAGATCTTTCACACCTCCAGATAAACCGCATTAACGGTATGGAATTTAGGGCGATCTTTGCAAGTCTGGTTCTTTAATGTAAAGAAGGTGGCGAATGAGCCACAACTCTGTCTgcaactgttttgttgttttttaaagaacatttaatcAAGAATAACTAATGTTATTGGTTCTGAAGCACAGTAGTCACACTGGATGTGCCCATTCTAAATAAGAAATTATCAGGCCCTTTGTTGGATAATAGCCCCATGGTTCCAACGGTCTGTGTATAATAACAGCCCCATGGTTCCAACGGTCTGTGTCTGATTATAGACCCATGAATCTACAGGCTTGTAACTGATAACTGCCCCATGGTTCCACAGGCCCATGTGCTCCAGTGAAGACAGCTGTCTTACGGCACAGATTCGCGGATCTTGCTGTCAGTGATCTCCCGGTAGACACCGGCTgactccacctcctccagtGGGCACATGATGCCGTACTCCTCACAGCCGTGCTCCTGCACCAGGGGGTCCATCCGGTGCGGGTCGAACATAATGTTGTTGGGTGTTATCAGCAACACCCCGCttactgccccctggtggacatAGAGATAGAAAGGTTTGGGTCTTTGGTCACATGCAAAAGGTCTTTCTTACTTTATAGAGGCGTTTTACTCTGAGTGGCATAGCAGAATCATTTCAATTACAATGGAACAAATCAGTTCATTATTGCTCTGATCAGACGGTAAAAATTCGCCGAGAGGTCTGGATCTGTGTGGTAGCTGAACTCCCAGTCCAACCTGAGAAAGTTTTGCCCACTTGATGCTCCCAGAGAGTTGCAACCATCTTATTAACCGTTAAGTTCAGAATTACTCAGCAAACCACTACAGGAAGACAGTGTAGCAGAGAGTTttcacaggagtgtgtgtgtacatgtgtgtgtggtctggggTGCAGGGAAAGTCCGGACTTGCCTTTCCATCCGTGATGTACTTGCAGTTGATTTTAAGGAACTTTTCCGTCagtgcctcctcttcctcggaGGTGGAGGAGATCGCGTGGGAGTGCCGCAGGGCCGGGGCTGGGGATGGAGTCGGGGATGGGGCGGGGGCGGGCGAAGGGGCATCGGGCCTAGTCCCACCCTCGGGGTCCTGGAAGAGAATCGGGACAgaggaaatttactttgctttattttactttgttttatgtttctatagtcacagccTGCAGATAAGCGTGTGAGTCAGGGACACCAGCGGTTCACATGCATTCTTCTTATGCTGAATCAGCAGTTGCACGCACTGTTCTAACCATAGCGATAGAGGAAGCCTTCAGCACTCAGGCTAACCAAAGTATGAATTAGCAGATACCCTGTAGgagttgttttttctcttttctgttcgCTTTGGGCGTTACTGCCACTGTCTGTGTATTAGGGGAGCGGGACCGTACTGCGgttcagttctctttctctgttatagaggggacagaactcaataaactttttttattactcaatgcataaagctgtctgtgtttgatgcgctctcatttttccaccacaaatGAGCAGAGCAGGATTCTGCAGTGCACCCTGGACGCGGGGTAAACGGAAAAGTTGGACGAGGTCCCTCACTGGCGCTGCCCCGCTGGTCGCCTGCTCTGTGTGAGCCCTGAACGTGATGACCCAGCGCTTACTGTCTGTAGTGTTGTGAAGGCCCACAGCTCTGAATGGCAGCCCGGCTTTGCTTTGGTATTAAACCATTCCCAAACTGCGCATCAGAGCCCATCCATGGCTGCGCTGGCGCACCACATGGCTGCCTGCCTCTGACTGCAGGCCTCTCCTCAACAATCAAACACCACCGTTTCATGCGTGGGGTGGATGAACGGGCCACGGGGAGCAGAAACGTTATTTCCTGCTTATAAGGAAAAttcttttccttctgttttcaGGCATCTCAGAGAGGATGgtaacagaacagaacagcacagaaaacCTTCTGTATGTTTCTAGGGTCTGCACCGAGCAGCCTGTGACTGGCAAGCTTTGTGTAATGAATTGTCGTATGGCATGTTTAAGTGTGCGTTAGCTGATAACATCTGAAATTTAAGGCGCACAGCCGTGACAGAAATAGCCATTAGGATGTCATTAGATCGAACGCACCGCGTTTGTTTCAAAAACTCTGATAAGCAACTAAAAACGTGTTAGCACGGGAGAACGCTGGTGTGTACATATATCCCGAGAGCCATTATTCTTTCCCACTCCATTTGTATGCAGGTGAAAGTGATTTCTATGGTAATGGGGAGGATGAAGATGACCTCTCCGGCGTTCAGGAGTGCTCGTGTGGAGCTGCCCAGCTGACGGACGTGAAGCATTTAGGCAGGCCCGAGTCCAGGTGCCCCTCCAGCCTGTCTCCTCCTCACAGTGGCGCGGCCGAGTCATTCCACTCTCGGTGCGAGCGCTTTTCCCAGAATTAAAACCAGACCTTGATCCGGATCTTAGGCGTTCAAGTGCTTTGAGCACGGAGAGTCCGTAGGGTGTGTGTCGGCGTGCGCGAGAGCGCCGGTTTGTCTGGAGAGCGTCCTAAGCTGTGTGAGAGCCCGCGTAGAGACTGGCGGGGTCAGGGAGCGGGCGGAAGGATCAGCTTCAAAAGAGAGCCCCTGCCCACAGTTGTCTGCTGCTCTcttatacaccccccccacagctCTGATCCCTCCACAGGCAAAGCCCAGCACTGCCGAGCCTGACGTATGAAGGTTCTGGTGTCAATGGCAACACACTGCCCATTACTTATACGCTACACTCTTTTAATGAAAGCCTAATAATGGCACTAATGGCACTGGTCTCTTCTCTCTGCACCGGTTTCAACCTGAATAACTTGTCATCCTTCGGGTCAACCTGGCTTCAGTACAGCCACAAAGAGCACACCCCCGAACACCACGGTACAGCTCGGGTCCTGGTAGAGCTGGAATAAAGCTTTTGGCTCAGTTCCCTGCAGACGGCACCATGGGAACGGGATATAGGCCATGGCTGCATACACCTGATTAACACAACGCTTAATTTTGAGTCAAGTAAAGTGGCAACACGTCAGTGCCAAGAAGACTCTTCCTTGattcatttttagattttaaattcatttttcagttttggCACCTTTAGGAACGAGCTGAAATTCGAGACTTGGTTTCTGCTTAGTAATATTTTTAGTGTGCGAGGCATTGTGATATTAGAGTGGTAAGAGTGGGCTTAACATTTCAGTTTGCTGTTCTTATCATTAGTTTGCTCTATGTACACATTcaaattaaatcattaattcCACATTTCTACAGAAAGGGATTAGCCCACTTGCTAAAGCACCCATCACCCCTACAACCCAAAGGTAGGACTCCTCAGGAAGCAAAGAGAACAGATCCCTCCCTCTGACTACAGACTTCCGAAACACTGCCAtgctgagacagacagaccaccCCCAGAGCCTCGAAAAAGCAGCCAAGGAGTCAAAACATGTCTTCCTGGTTACCGTGTTTGGCGTAACACCTGCCTCCGGGGAGCCAAATTGGTTCAGCGCCCTCGGCCCCCTTCGCCCGCCCCCAGGAGACAGAGCACAGGAAGGGGGAGTTAGTCTAGCGCACTACGGAAGGGAGGTGATGGCAGCTGAGTGTTATTCGTGACTCTGACGCTAGCAGGCTGTTTAAAGGGCTGGCCACACACACCACGACTCATCGCTGTTAACAAGCGACAAGAGGAAGACTCGTCAGAAAGGGCGAATGCAGATTTGGCTCCTGTGTTTGGAGCAACCgcagaaatacagaaactaAGCTCCAATCAGTGGGTTTGTTCCACAAGATCTGAGCAACACTactagtgtgtttgtgtgtacatacatatttgtatatacttgtgtgtgtgtgtgtgtgtgtgtgtttgggaagtTGATTATGGCTGGGAATGTTACTTATGGTGGAAGCAGGGACTTTTGCTTTGGAATTTGAGCTGGTGGTTAATGCTAAACTCGAGACTTAGCATCTATAAGTCCAAGAGACCCAGAGAAACCCAGATTcagagacacccccccccccacacacacacacacaaacatacagactcAAGTCAACTTAAACTCGAGTCACAGATTTGAAAGACTAAAGATTTGACTCTGACTAGCATCTTGACTTATGACTTTTGAAAGACTCATGAAATTCTATTGTCTAACTGATGGTTTGAGTAAGACTTTTCCATTTCATCTCATGCGAGCGTCTTGCCGGTAAGTTGCGAGACGCTCGTGCTCAGCACTTacgttttattatttattgcatcTGTCTTAAAACACTCACCAAACAGTTGGTATGAACAGCTAGCCTGTTAGCTAGCTGATGGTAGTTTAGATAAGGAGTATGCTAGCCAGCTAGACTGATAGCTAAGAAACAGGTTTTCTAGTAAGTTCCATATCATAAGCAGTAATGACTTCCTAGGTTTCGTAGCTAGCTACATGCTCCCTTCCCCCACTGCCAATctattgttagctagctaacgttagacCAGCCAAAATAGAGAAGGTTTTAACCCAGAGACTCGGGACTTGACTCGGACTTGTTCATAGTGACGCACACACCTTGGAAATGGTGCATGTGGACAGCTGAACGTACAGCACTTTTTGGGGTGCAATGATAAGCTGGTGTGGAAACACATCTCCTGTGGTGAGTCTTGCTACTACAGCCAGCAGAGTGTGAGGCACATCAGATGTATGAGAGCGACAAATGTATGAGAGGGAGAAataggggaggagagagagcgtgagagagagagaaaagatacCAAACAGAGTGGAGacgagaaagcgagagagacagaacaacaGCATCACTGAGGTTCTAGAACCAAATGTTTAAAGTGCCGTGCTGGGTTGGTGAGGATAAGTTGGGCGT
Protein-coding regions in this window:
- the oxr1a gene encoding oxidation resistance protein 1a isoform X5: MSFQRPKGTIEYSVESRDTLNSIALKFDSTPNELVQLNKLFSRAVVPGQVLYVPDPEYVSSVGSSPSLSPISPLSPTSSEADLEKDPEGGTRPDAPSPAPAPSPTPSPAPALRHSHAISSTSEEEEALTEKFLKINCKYITDGKGAVSGVLLITPNNIMFDPHRMDPLVQEHGCEEYGIMCPLEEVESAGVYREITDSKIRESVPDLDALFSGTWQLDERRPRDGHDSGSTAPRGMERSVSEDVFTESDLSPIQEERQSAEEDKSSGASSESVQTAGGAPGAELTTSGGEQAGDTAASRQPSQEHPITSTSRDQQQPHCQARAGDPCPASLGPTTGPVESAAGREGGPDVAKPTPQGTRDSETDVEELRKMWMSHTMQQAKEEWDNAHQTQKDSPPAKESQRQSSEEGSSVSRERRMSRSPRFLCLRVGKAMKKTFVSSASACMQQYAQRDRKHEYWFSVPQERSDHLYLFFIQWSPETFCDDISGISREPAFIVVKKINESEAGEEQATPDSSGKEWEVVSLTEHHRRIDALNSEDLRALCKRLQITKKEEVNSKHGTSISASLEPETFKPSMSEPSDLLAAEQVEKLAKYLPPRTIGYPWTLAFSTAKHGMSIKTLYRIMQGLDSPVLLVIKDSDGQLFGALASEPFKVSEGFYGTGETFLFSFYPEFEVYKWTGDNMFFIKGDMDSLAFGGGSGEFGLWLDGDLYHGRSHSCKTFGNPMLSMKEDFFVQDIEIWSFE